CCGACACCAAGGAGGCCAAGGCGCACCGCCGCAGCCAGCTGGCCAAGAACATCGGGCTCCTGGGCGGCGCCCTGCTGGCCAGCGTGGATACGGCCGGCCGGCCGGGCCTGGCCTGGCGTGCCGAAAAAATGTTTGAATCCGGCCGGAAGACCACCAGCAGGCAGCTGAAGGCGGCAGACAAGAACGTCCGCGCGCTCGCCCACGACGTGACGGGACAATAGCCCCCCATGACCGAACCTTGGCCCGCGCCGTTTTCCGCAGCACCCCTGGACGCCACAGTCACCATCCCGGCCTCCAAGTCGCTGACCAATAGATATCTGGTCCTGGGCGCACTCGCTGAGGGCCCGTCCCGGCTGCGGGCGCCGCTGCAGTCCCGCGACTCGGACCTCATGGTTGATGCGCTGCGCGCCCTCGGTGCCGGGATCGACGAGGTGCCCGGGGCCGGTTCCGTGCCGGATCTGGTGGTTACTCCCATTCCCGCCGGCCACGCCGCCGACGCCGCGGTCGACTGCGGCCTGGCGGGGACCGTCATGCGCTTTGTGCCGCCCCTGGCCGCGCTGCTCCGGGGGGCCGTGACGTTCGACGGCGATCCCGCCGCCCGCGTGCGGCCGATGGCCCCGGTGCTGGCTGCGCTCCGGGGCCTGGGCGTCAGCGTGGAGGGAGGCGGGGACGGCTTCATGCCGTTTACGGTCCACGGCACCGGAACTGTCTCCGGCGGCCATGTGGCCGTCGACGCCGGCGGTTCCTCACAGTTCATCTCCGCGATCCTGCTGGTCGCAGCACGCTTCGAGGGCGGGCTCCATCTGGAACACAGCGGGAGCTCGGTGCCCAGCGTCGACCACATTTCCATGACGGTTGAGGTGCTGCGCTCCCTGGGCGTCACGGTGGACAATTCCGTCCCCAACCACTGGAAGGTGCAACCGGGTCCCATTGCGGCGTTTGATGTGCAGCTGGAACAGGACCTCTCAAACGCCGGGCCCTTCCTGGCGGCGGCCCTGGCCACGCGCGGCACCGTCCGCATCCCGGACTGGCCGCTGGACACGACCCAGGTGGGCGACAAGTGGCGCCAGATCCTGCCACAGCTCGGCGCCACGGTGACGTTGGAGGGCGGCCTGCTCACGGTGACCGGCGGGCCCGAGATCCTCGGCGCGGACCTCGCGGACACCAGTGAGCTGGCACCGTCCGTCGCGGCCCTTTGTGCCCTGGCAACCGGCCCGTCCCGCCTCCGCGGGATCGCACACCTGCGCGGCCACGAAACCGACCGCCTCGCCGCGCTGGTGGCCGAGATCAACGCACTGGGCGGGGACGCCGTCGAAACGGAGGACGGGCTTGCCATCAACCCCGCCCCGCTGCACGGCGGGCTGTTCCACAGCTACGAGGACCACCGCATGGCCACGGCAGGCGCCATCATCGGACTGGCCGTGCCCGGCGTCGAGGTTGAAAACATTGCCACCACGGCCAAGACCATGCCGGCATTTCCGCAAATGTGGGCGGACATGGCCGCCCAGACGGCGGCGGCGGGGATCCCCGGGCGTGGCTAAGGACTACAGCAACTGGGACGAAACCGATGTCCGCGTCCGCGCCAACAAAAAAGGCAGCCGGCCACGCACCAAGGACCGCCCCGCCCACGTAGACGCCGTCATTGGCCGCATCACCACGGTGGACCGCGGCCGCTACACCGCCATCGTGGACGAGGACCTGCCCACAGAACGCGTGGTGGTCGCCGCGCGCGCCCGGGAGCTGCGCCGCTCCCCCGTCGTGGCCGGCGACTTCGTGGCGCTGGTGGGCGACGCCTCCGGAAAGCCGGACACCTTGGCACGCCTGGTCCGGGTAGAGGAACGCCGCACCCTGCTGCGGCGCAGTGCCGACGACACGGACCCCGTTGAACGCGTGGTGGTGGCCAACGCCGACCAGCTCGTGATCGTGGTCGCGGCAGCCAACCCGGAACCGCGCACCGGCTTCATCGACCGCGCCCTGGTGGCCGCCTACGATTCCGGCATTGCGCCGATCCTCCTGATCACCAAGGCGGACATCAAGGACCCCGCCGAGCTGCTGGCCAACTACCGGCACCTGGACATGACAGTAATCATCAGCCGCACCGCCGCCCCGGGCGCGGCCGACGCCGCCTCAGCCGTCGACGCACGCAGCGACGACGGCGACTCCGCCCTCCTGGCCGGCGGCGCCGTCGAACAACTCCACCACCACCTGGACGGCAAGGTCAGCGTGCTGGTGGGGCACTCCGGCGTCGGCAAGTCCACCATGGTCAACGCACTCACGGGTTCCCAGCGGGCCACCGGCGGCGTCAACGCGGTCACGGGGCGGGGCCGCCACACCTCGTCCTCGGCCCTCGCGTTGCGGCTGCAGGACGGGGAGGCGGGCTCGTGGATCATCGACACCCCCGGCATCCGTTCCTTCGGCCTGGCCCACGTGGACCCGAACCGGATCCTGCACGCGTTCCCCGACCTGCAACCCGGCACCGACGACTGCGAACGCGGTTGCAAACACGACTCCTCGGCCGTCAATTGCGGCTTGGACCCGTGGGTTGCCGGTGGCCATGCCGGCGGCGCGGGCCCGGCCCGGCTGGCGTCCCTGCGGCGCCTGCTGGGCACCAGCAGCCGCACCGAAGGCCGCGCCGAGGCCAAGGAGCTCGGCAACAACGACTGACAGCATCCCCGGGCGATCGGATCGGAATCGGCGGTGCAGCTTCTGCGGGCCCAGGCTGCTGTGCCCAATCGGCGGTGCAGCTCCTGCGACCTGGGCGTCCCGCAACCCGCATTACCTGCACCATCAATCCCGTTCCCGGCCCACAGCCCGCATTACCTGCACTATCAATCCCGTTCCCGGCCCACAGCCCGCATTACCTGCACCATCAATCCCGCACCATCAATCCCGTTCCCGGCCCACAGCCGACCGCCGCCAGCACGAGGACCCCATGGTCCCGCATATCCGGCCAATTTACCGATACGGTGAGGGACATGACTGTCCAACCCCAGACGTACAACGACGACCTCCGCCTGGCACACGTTTTGGCCGACACCGTCGACTCCCTGACGATGTCGCGCTTCAAGGCCCTTGACCTGCAGATTGAGACGAAGCCGGACCTGACGCCGGTCACGGACGCGGACAAGACGGCAGAGGAATCGATCCGCAGTCAGTTGTCCCGGGTGCGCCCCCGCGATGCCGTGCTGGGCGAGGAGTTCGGCAGCAGCGGCCATGGCTCACGCCGGTGGATCATCGATCCCATTGACGGGACGAAGAACTTTGTCCGCGGCGTGCCTGTCTGGGCCACGCTGATCGCGCTGGTGGACGAGGGCCGGCCCGTGGTGGGCGTGGTCAGCGCGCCGGCACTGGGCAAGCGCTGGTGGGCGGCCGAGGGCACCGGCGCCTATACAGGCAAGTCGCTGGCCTCCGCCACCCGCATCCGCGTCTCCAACGTCTCGGAACTTGCCGACGCCTCACTGTCCTATTCCTCGCTGACGGGCTGGGCGGACCGCGGCAACCGGGACGAGTTCCTGGCCCTGACGGACGAGGTCTGGCGTACGCGCGCCTACGGCGACTTCTGGTCGTACTGCCTCGTCGCGGAGGGCTCAGTGGACATCGCCTGCGAACCGGAGCTGAACCTGTACGACATGGCCGCCCTGGTGCCGATCGTCACGGAAGCCGGCGGCCGCTTCACCTCCCTGGACGGCGTGGACGGCCCGTTCGGCGGCAACGCCCTGGCCACCAACTCCATCCTGCACGCCGAGGTCCTGCGCCGCCTGAATCCCGGCTGGGACGACCTCCTCTCCTAAGCGGGACAGGTCCCCGCCGGGGTTGAAGCACGGGCGCGTTAAGTGCGACGGCGGCACCGCCGTCGCGCTTAATTCTCACCCTCGCGCTTGGGGCCGGGCCTCAGGGAGGCGGCATGTGTCGTAACAAATGCGCACGACGCCGCGGTGGGCTAGCCTTTTGGGCATAGGTCACGAGTGCCAGCGCTAAACCCCGGTTTGCTGGCCGGCAACCCTCCTTTCGCGGCGGGGTGCCCCGGGTGACGACCTGGCCGGGCCGGAGCGGTCTTGGCAAGCGCGGACTTTTGACGTTCCCTGCGGCTTCGCCGGAGCGTCAGGTCCTTCCCAAGGGAGCCTCCCATGAGTTCTGCAATCCTCGAAAAAGCACGCCTTTCCGACACGCCCCTGCTGCCCGTGGTGGGCCGCGACCTCGCTGCCCCGCTGATCCAGGGCGGCAGCACACGCTACGTGAACCTTGACTATGCGGCGTCCGCCCCGGCCGTGGAGGAAGTGGCCGCACACCTGTCCGAGGTGCTCCCGTACTACGCCAGCGTTCACCGCGGGGCGGGCTTCGCCTCGCAGGTCAGTACCTCCCTGTACGAAAACGCCCGGCACGCCGTGGCGGACTTTGTGGGCGCCCGGACGGACGACGCCGTCGTTTTTACCCGCAACACCACCGACTCCCTGAACCTGCTGGCCGGCTGCGTGGAGTCGCTGCTGGCGGAGCGCGGCCGCACCGCCGGCACGTCCCACGGACACGGGGAGGTCCTCTACCTGGACATCGAACACCATGCCAACCTGCTGCCGTGGCAGGCGCTGCCCCACCGGTCGGTGGTGGCCGGGCACAGCGTCGCGTCGACCCTGCACCGGGTGGAGACCCAGCTGCGCGCAGGCAACGTGGTGCTGCTGGCCGTCACCGGCGCCTCCAATGTCACGGGCGAGGTGCTGCCCATTGCCGAGCTGGCGTCGCTGGCCCACAGGCACGGCGCCCGGATTGTGGTCGACGCCGCCCAGCTGGCCCCGCACCGGCGCCTCCACATTGCCCGCGACGGCATCGACTACGTGGCCTTCTCCGGCCACAAGCTTTACGCTCCGTTTGGTGCCGGCGTGTTGGTGGGGCGCCCGGACTGGCTCGACGACGGCCGCCCGCACCTGGCCGGCGGGGGCGCCGTGAAGGACGTGCGGCTGGAATCCGTGCGCTGGACAAAGGGCCCGGCCCGCCACGAGGCCGGCTCGCCCAACGTCCTTGGCGCGGCGACGCTGGCCAAGGCCACGCAGGTCCTGGCCGCCCTGGACCCCGACGAGTGGCACGCGCATGAGCAGGAGCTGCGCGCCCGCCTGGTGGCCGGGCTGGAAGCGCTGCCCGGCGTCACCGTCCACCAGCTGTTTTCCGATTCCGCGAGCCACCCCCGCTGCGGCACCATCGGCGTGGTGAACTTTTCCGTGCAAGGGTACGACGCCGGACTGGCCGCCGCCTATCTCTCCGCCGAACACGGCGTGGGCGTGCGGGACGGCAGGTTCTGCGCGCATCCGCTGCTGCGCCGGCTGGGTCTGGCCTCGGGCTCGCTGCGTGCCAGCTTCGGCGTGGGCTCGCGGCGTGAGGACGCCGACCGCCTGGTCAGCGGCGTGGCAGCCCTGGTCAACGAGGGCCTCGGCTGGGACTACGTGGTGGACGCGGGCCGCTGGGTGCCCGCCAACGACTCCCGCGGTTACCCCGAATGGGCGCCCAACACCCCGGGCACGGCCGGCGCGGCCCCCTGCTCCACCGACTGACGCCATGGCGGGCGGCGGGGGTAGAGTGGAGCGGCGAATCCACCACCAGAACGGAGCATGATGTCAGGCGCGGGCGGACCGGTCTTTGACGACGCACGGCGGGTGGCGATGGCCGACGCTTTTCAGGAGGGCGGGGCCCATTACGACAAGGTGCGCCCCGGCTACCCGGAGGAGTCGCTGGACTGGCTTTCCTCCGGCCTCGACGTCCGGGACGTCCTGGATGTCGGAGCCGGGACGGGGAAGTACACGCAACTGCTGGCCGTGCGGGGATGGCGGGTGACCGCCGTCGACCCTTCGGCCGACATGCTCGAACAGCTGAAGCGGAACCTCCCGGCGGTCAAGACGCTGCCGGGAACTGCGGAAAGCACGGGTTTGGCGGCTGGTTCCGTGGATCTGGCGGTGGCCGCCCAGGCCTGGCACTGGTGCGATCCGGTCGCGGCGAGCACGGAGCTGGCGCGCGTCCTGCGGCCCGGAGGCGTGCTCGGGCTGGTGTGGAACCAGCTGGACGTCAGCATCCCCTGGGTGCACCGGCTGTCGCGCATCATGCACGCCGGCGACGTCCACAAGCCCGATTTCCGCCCCCACGTGGGCGCCGAACTCCATGACCTCGGCCTCCATGAGACCCGGTGGGAGCAGGTGGTCACTGCCGAGGAACTGCTGGAGCTGGTCAAGTCGCGAAGCTACTACCTCCAGGCCGACGGGCCCACACGCGCCAAGGTGCTGGGCAACCTGCGCTGGTATTTGTTTGAGCATCTGGGGCACGTCCCCGGCGAGGACGTCGCGCTCCCCTACTACTGCCAGACATGGCGCGTCCACACGTAAGCCCTGTGTCGCGCAAACCTCGACAGCACCATTCCCACCGGCTACTATTTCGGTATACCTAAATTTTACCTTTAGGATGATCGAAGGAAAGCTCATTGCTCGAATCCCCCGCGACCAGGACACGTTCACCGAAGCGCAGCCGCGGCGGGCGGCTCCTTCTTCTGGGCCCGGCCTTCGTGGCGGCCATCGCCTACGTGGACCCGGGCAACGTCGCTGCCAACCTGACGTCCGGCGCGACGTACGGCTACCTGCTGGTCTGGGTGCTGGTCGCCGCGAACCTCATGGCCATGCTGGTGCAGTACCAGTCAGCCAAACTCGGCGTGGTGACCGGCAAATCGCTGCCGGAGCTGCTCGGACGGCGGTTCGGGACGTCCGGACGGCGGCTGTACTGGGCGCAGGCGGAGCTCGTGGCGATGGCCACCGACCTGGCGGAAGTGGTGGGCGGCGCCATCGCCCTGAACCTGCTCTTCCATGTGCCGCTTCCCGTGGGCGGGCTCATCGTGGGCGTCGCGTCCATGGCCCTGCTGGCCGTGCAAAACCGCCACGGGCAGCGCCACTTTGAGGCCATCATCATCCTCCTGCTGCTGGTCATCACCGTCGGATTCCTCGCCGGGCTGGTGCTCAGCCCGCCGGATCCGGCCGGTGTCCTCTCCGGTCTGGTACCGAGATTCGAGGGCAGCCACAGCCTCCTGCTGGCCGCCGGCATGCTCGGGGCCACCGTGATGCCGCACGCCATCTACCTGCACTCCCAGCTGGCCAAGGACCGGCACACCGGCGCCCGCCGCACCCGGGAATCCCTGCGCCGCATTGTCCGCGCCACCCGATGGGACGTGGTTGCCGCCCTGCTCCTGGCGGGTGCCGTGAACATCGGCATGCTGCTCCTCGCCGCCTCCACGCTGGGCGGGGTGTCCGGCACCGACACCATCGAGGGCGCCCATGCGGCCATCGCCGCAAGCCTGGGCCCGGTGACCGGCGTGGTGTTCGCCGTCGGCCTGCTGGCGTCGGGACTGGCCTCCACGTCGGTGGGTGCATACGCCGGCGCCGCCATCATGCACGGTCTCCTCCACGTCCGCATCCCGTTGCTGGCACGGCGGGTGGTCAGCCTGATTCCGGCCATCGTCCTGCTGACCGTGGGCGTGGACCCCACATGGGCGCTGATCGTCAGCCAGGTGGTGTTGAGCTTCGGCATACCGTTTGCCCTGATTCCGCTGCTGCGCCTGACCGCCGACAAGGACCTCATGGGCGAACACCGGGACCGGCTGCCCTTGCGGCTCGCCGCCCTGGCCAGCGCCGTCCTGATCGTGGCGCTGAACGCTCTCCTGCTGTGGCTGACCGCCACCGGGGCGGCGTAGCCGGTAGGCTGGGCAGGTGAAAGCCACCGCCACATCCTCCAGCATCGAGGACTATGTCAAGGTCATTTACTCCTTCACGGAGTGGCAGGACAAGCCCATCACCTCGACTCAGCTCGCCACCAGGCTGGGCGTGGCCAATTCCTCGGTGTCGGAGATGGTCCGCAAGCTCAAAGACCAGGACCTGGTGGAGCACGAACCCTACAGCCCCATCCGGCTCACCGCCGCCGGCCTCAGGCTCGCCCTCGGCATGGTGCGCCGCCACCGCCTCCTGGAGACGTACCTGGTCCGCGAGCTCGGCTACACCTGGGACGAGGTCCACGAAGAAGCCGAGCTGCTTGAACACGCAGTCTCGGAGACCTTCATCGAGCGCATGTCCGCGAAGCTGGGGCACCCCAACCGCGACCCCCACGGCGATCCGATCCCGGACGCCGGCGGGCGCATCACCATGCCGCCGTCGCACCGCCTCGACGAGCTCGACCCGGGGCACCGCGGGCGCGTCAGCCGCATCAGCGACCACGACCCCGAACTCCTCCGCTACCTGGAACAGCACGGGATCGGCGTCGACACCGAACTTCAAATTGTCGGCCGGCGCCCCTTCGGCGGCACCCTGGAGGTGACGCTGCTCCCCTCCCCGGGTGCCCCGTCAGCCGCGGACGACGCCGGCCGGCTCGACCTGGGCGACGAGGCCGCGGTTTCGCTGTGGCTCGCCACCGTCGGCACCCACCCCGGCTGCACCGTCCAGGAACCCGCCGGCGGCTCCCTCATGAACCCGCCCGGCGCCGACGGCTGACCGCGAAGGTCCCGGCGCTACCGCGCCAGGCTCGACCACCGCGACGCCGCGAACCACAGGAGACTGACGGCCAGCATCACCCAGCCCAGGGCCGTGGCGCCGGCGGCGAGAAGCGCCGCGCCGGCCACCATGAACAGCACCAGGGACACCCCGGACACCACGTTCAACGGGAGCCGGCGGGAGCCCTTCGGTGCCATGAAGATGCCCCACAGCACCACCACCACGGCCGGGACGCCGATGCCGAGCACCAGGTTCCAGGGGCTGGGCTGGCGGAAGCCCCAGTAGAGAAAGGAAGCCACCATGGCGATTTCCAGGACAAACCCGAGCGCCGGCAGCAGGATCCCTGCAGCGGCGGCGTGGAGGTCCGAGTAGCGGGTGGTGGCGGCTTCCGCCGTGCGACGTCCCATGGTTCCTTGTCCGCTCAGTCGTTCGTTGGCGCAGCGGCCAGGTCGCGGCGCAGGACGAACCGCTGCACCTTCCCGCTGGGGGTCTTGGGCAGTTCGGCCAGGTAGTGCACGCGGCGGGGGTAAGAATGCGCCGCGAACTTTTCCTTCACCAGCTGCTGCAGTTCGGTGGTGAGGGCCTCGGTGGGGCCACCGCCCTTGTTCAAGACCACACAGGCCTCAAGCACTTCGCCGCGGATCGCATCGGGCACGCCCACGACGGCGGCTTCCGCAACTGCCGGGTGCGCGGCCAGGACCGACTCCACGTCGAACGGCCCAATGCGGTAGCCGGCCATGATGATGACGTCGTCGTCACGGGAGCTGAAGTAGAGGCAGCCGTCGCCGTCCCGGCGGCCGGCATCGCCCGTGAGGTACCAGGCGCCGTCGGCGGTGAACCTTTCGGCGGTCTTCCCCGGCGCGTCCACATAGGAGGTGAACCAAAAGAACGGACTCCGCGCAACGTTGATGGCCACGCGCCCCAATTCATCGTCGGCCGCGGGCGTGTCAGCCGCATCGGACAGGACATCCACGCTCCATCCCGGCAGGGACGGGCCCATCGAGCCGGGCCGCAATGGCAGGCGCAGCGCGTCATGCCACGCGTTGCCGGCCACCATGCCATGCTCTGTCTGGCCGTACTGGTCACGGACCTCGACGCCAAATGCGCCACGGCCCCACTCGATGACATCCGGGGTCAGCGGCTCCCCGGCACTGGAGGCCCGGCGCAACGCATGCCCAGGTTCCGCCCCGGACGCTGCCCGCAGCGCACGGTACACAGTGGGGGCGGCGGCGACGTTGGATACCTGGAATTTTTCCATGACCGCCCAGGTCAGCGCGGGGCTGAAGCCGGCGGACAGCAACAGTGTCCGGACGCCGGAAGCGAGCGGGGCCAGCAGCGCAAAGTAGAGTCCGTAGGCCCAGCCGGGGTCGGCCATGTTCCAGAAGACATCGTCCCGGCGCACGTCCAGTCCGAATTCCTGGTAGCCCACAAAGGAGGCCACCGCGCGCAGCGGGATCGGCACGCCCTTGGGCGTGCCCGTTGTTCCGGAGGTAAACAGCTGCACCAACGTGCCGTCCCCGCCCACGGCGACCGGTCCGCCGTCGTCCGGGGAAAGGCCGGCAAAAGCGCCCGCGCCGGCCACCATCTCGGAGAACGCCACGTCGTAGCCGAAGGCGTCGCCACGGGCCACGACCACGAGGGGCGAGGCATCGTTGGGCACGCCATCCGGCGGGACCAGCTTGCGGCGCTGGTCGGCGTCGCAAATGACCAGCCGGGCGCCCGTGGCCTGGAGGCGTAACGCGATGGCGTCATGGGCGAAGGCAGTGAACAGCGGCACGTCCACGGCTCCGAGGCGCCACAGTCCCAGCAGAGCGACCACCAGTTCCGCCGATTTGCCCATCAGGGTGGCCACGTGGTCGCCACGGCGCACGCCAAGCGTGCTTAGAGCGGCGGCGAATCGCGTGGATTCCTCACGCAGTTCGCCGTAGGTCACGTCCCTGCTGTCCAGCCCGGACCCCACCACCGTGAAGGCGGTGCGGTCCGCCGGATGCCTGTCGCAGAACAATTCCGCGGCATTGGCTCCGGGCACGGCAAAGGTGTCCAGCAAGTCCTGAACACGGTCCCGTGCGGAGAAAGTCATCGCAAAATCAGCCTTCACAGTCCTTGCAGTACAGCAGCCCGTTCTTTTCCCGCGCCACCTGGCTGCGGTGCCGGACCAGGAAGCAGGAGGCACAGGTGAACTCGTCTTCCTGCGCCGGGATGACCTGGATGATCAGTTCTTCATTGGATAGGTCCGCGCCCGGCAGGTCCGTGCCTTCGGCCGTGTCCGAGTCCTCGACGTCAATGTGCGCCGTCTGGGCACCGCCGCGCTGGACCTGAAGAGCCTGGAGGGACTCTGTCTCGTGGTCTTCGTCCTTGTTGCGGGGTGCGTCGTAGTCCGTTGCCATGCGGTTTTCAAACTCCTGGTGTTCGTGGTTTCGGCGGGGTATTTCAGCGCCCCATCCTAGCCCCTCAAAGCAGGATACGTGCCGTTAAATTCCCAATGTTTTCCCACAGCATAGGGTACGGTGGCCCAATTTCCATGCCGAAGTGCCATTTCCCACGGAATTTACGTGCCAAAACGGGGAATTTGTGCGTTTTGTCACGTCATGCGCGGCTTCCGTCCGCCCTGAATAAGGCACGACGCCGGTGCTCCCGGCTCGCTGTCCGCCGCACCTACGCCATATCCTTGGAGGAACATGGCACACAACTCTCATTCCGCAAATCCCTCCCTCAACCGCAGGCAGGTGGCACAGGCGCTGAACATCCCCCCGGAGATGGCTGCGCGCAACGGCATCCCGTCGCGCATGCCTGCCAGCGACGTGGCGGAAATTGATGCCAACCCGCCCGCGTGGCTGGCCCAGTCCCGGGCGAACTCCACCGGGAAGCGGCCCGTCTGGGTGGAGTTGCGCTGCTACGTGTGCGACTTCCACGAACTGGCCCGGCCCAAAAAGTGGTGGCCGGAGTTCAGCTACGTGATCTGTGACTTCCACGGCGACGGGGAGCTGCCCGCCCCGGCCCCCGGCCGGCGCCGCAGCCAGTTCGACGGCGTAGGCAGCCGCTTCCGCGGCTTCACCGACACCAGCGACTCCGCCTAGCAGAACCCAGATTCCCCCCGCTCCCTTGAGCCCGTTCCATCAAGGGTCAGAGTTAAGGAGCTCCCCGGCCGTGACTGTTCCGGCGAAGGCCTTTTTGCATTGGCTGGACATCTCGGCCCCAGGCACCAGCCACGCCGCCGTGTGCCGTGCCGCCGGCATCAAGCGCTCCACCCTCGCGCAACAGCTGGTGCGCGGGCGCGTCACCGTGGCCACCGTCGCGGCGGTCAGCCGCTCCTTGCGGCTGCCCGTGGTTGAATCCATCTCCATGTTCGCCCCGTACCGGAACCTGGCCGAAGGTGTTGCACAGCCCACGGATGCGGAACTTCTGAGCCAAATCTCCGACATGGACCTGCTGCGGGAGATCCTGAACAGGAGCGCTGCGGCGGAGAGCGGTTCCCCGGCAGCGGCGACCACGCTCTCCCCCATCCCGCACCGGGCGTCCGTGCGAGCCTGGCTCGACGCCGCCGGCCCTTCCGAGCTGCGGAAGCGGCTGGCCCGGGACGCCGGGATTGCCCCGCAAAACCTGTCCGCCCAAATCACGGCCAACCGGCTCACGCCCGAACTGGCCGTCCGGGCCGCCGGGCTGGCCGGGGTGGGCCTGGCCAACGGCCTGGTGGCCACCGGCTTCCTGACTCCCGATGAGGCCGGCTGGCTCCCCCACTCACGCAGAGACGCCCTGGGCAGGACGCCCAACAGCGCCTTGGTCGCGCTGACCGCCGAACGGCTCGAGGCCCTCGGCCGCACCCTGCGGCGCACGGAACAGGACTCGGCCGCCGCACAGACAATATGGGAGAACCTCGGATGACCGCAATCCTGCAATGGACCGCCTTGGTGGTGTGTCTTGCCTGCACCCTATGGCGGCTTCCAGCCTTGGCCCATGGCCGCAACAAAAGCCTGTTTTGGGCCTTCGCCATGGTCACGGTTTCCGTGGGGCTGAGCATTCCGGCCCTGTACGATCCGGTCGACGGCGCACTTGGCGGCGTGAACTTTGCCAACGTGGTGCTGCGCCTAAGTCTCTTCGCGACCTTCTTCCTGCTGGCGGCCAAGGTGGCGGCCGCCTACAGCTCCCCCAGGGCACTGGCCCTTATCCGCGGGCCGGTGGGCCTGGCGGTGCTGCTCGCGTGCTCGGCGGGCATTTTGGCCACGTACTTCGCCTCAGACCTGCGGGGGTCGAGCCCTGGATTGTCCGGGTTCTTTGGCCAGCCGTCGGTGGCGGCCTACATGTGGATCGGCCGGCTTTACCTCGGGTACGCCGCGGCATGTCTGGTGGTGCCCACGGGGCGGGCGGCGCTGTCACGGCGCCGCCCGCTGGACCGCGCGGCGGCGCTGTCCATGTGCCTGGGCTTCACCTTCGTCTGCCTCACCCTGGTGGTGCAGGTGACGCCGTGGCATCAGGCGGCCGTGATGGGCCTGCTTTCCTTCGGCTCCGTCCTGCTGGTGGCTGCCGGACTGGCGCTGGTCTGGGTGTCATATTTGC
This genomic stretch from Arthrobacter dokdonellae harbors:
- the aroA gene encoding 3-phosphoshikimate 1-carboxyvinyltransferase, producing the protein MTEPWPAPFSAAPLDATVTIPASKSLTNRYLVLGALAEGPSRLRAPLQSRDSDLMVDALRALGAGIDEVPGAGSVPDLVVTPIPAGHAADAAVDCGLAGTVMRFVPPLAALLRGAVTFDGDPAARVRPMAPVLAALRGLGVSVEGGGDGFMPFTVHGTGTVSGGHVAVDAGGSSQFISAILLVAARFEGGLHLEHSGSSVPSVDHISMTVEVLRSLGVTVDNSVPNHWKVQPGPIAAFDVQLEQDLSNAGPFLAAALATRGTVRIPDWPLDTTQVGDKWRQILPQLGATVTLEGGLLTVTGGPEILGADLADTSELAPSVAALCALATGPSRLRGIAHLRGHETDRLAALVAEINALGGDAVETEDGLAINPAPLHGGLFHSYEDHRMATAGAIIGLAVPGVEVENIATTAKTMPAFPQMWADMAAQTAAAGIPGRG
- a CDS encoding ribosome small subunit-dependent GTPase A gives rise to the protein MAKDYSNWDETDVRVRANKKGSRPRTKDRPAHVDAVIGRITTVDRGRYTAIVDEDLPTERVVVAARARELRRSPVVAGDFVALVGDASGKPDTLARLVRVEERRTLLRRSADDTDPVERVVVANADQLVIVVAAANPEPRTGFIDRALVAAYDSGIAPILLITKADIKDPAELLANYRHLDMTVIISRTAAPGAADAASAVDARSDDGDSALLAGGAVEQLHHHLDGKVSVLVGHSGVGKSTMVNALTGSQRATGGVNAVTGRGRHTSSSALALRLQDGEAGSWIIDTPGIRSFGLAHVDPNRILHAFPDLQPGTDDCERGCKHDSSAVNCGLDPWVAGGHAGGAGPARLASLRRLLGTSSRTEGRAEAKELGNND
- the hisN gene encoding histidinol-phosphatase yields the protein MTVQPQTYNDDLRLAHVLADTVDSLTMSRFKALDLQIETKPDLTPVTDADKTAEESIRSQLSRVRPRDAVLGEEFGSSGHGSRRWIIDPIDGTKNFVRGVPVWATLIALVDEGRPVVGVVSAPALGKRWWAAEGTGAYTGKSLASATRIRVSNVSELADASLSYSSLTGWADRGNRDEFLALTDEVWRTRAYGDFWSYCLVAEGSVDIACEPELNLYDMAALVPIVTEAGGRFTSLDGVDGPFGGNALATNSILHAEVLRRLNPGWDDLLS
- a CDS encoding aminotransferase class V-fold PLP-dependent enzyme gives rise to the protein MSSAILEKARLSDTPLLPVVGRDLAAPLIQGGSTRYVNLDYAASAPAVEEVAAHLSEVLPYYASVHRGAGFASQVSTSLYENARHAVADFVGARTDDAVVFTRNTTDSLNLLAGCVESLLAERGRTAGTSHGHGEVLYLDIEHHANLLPWQALPHRSVVAGHSVASTLHRVETQLRAGNVVLLAVTGASNVTGEVLPIAELASLAHRHGARIVVDAAQLAPHRRLHIARDGIDYVAFSGHKLYAPFGAGVLVGRPDWLDDGRPHLAGGGAVKDVRLESVRWTKGPARHEAGSPNVLGAATLAKATQVLAALDPDEWHAHEQELRARLVAGLEALPGVTVHQLFSDSASHPRCGTIGVVNFSVQGYDAGLAAAYLSAEHGVGVRDGRFCAHPLLRRLGLASGSLRASFGVGSRREDADRLVSGVAALVNEGLGWDYVVDAGRWVPANDSRGYPEWAPNTPGTAGAAPCSTD
- a CDS encoding class I SAM-dependent methyltransferase → MMSGAGGPVFDDARRVAMADAFQEGGAHYDKVRPGYPEESLDWLSSGLDVRDVLDVGAGTGKYTQLLAVRGWRVTAVDPSADMLEQLKRNLPAVKTLPGTAESTGLAAGSVDLAVAAQAWHWCDPVAASTELARVLRPGGVLGLVWNQLDVSIPWVHRLSRIMHAGDVHKPDFRPHVGAELHDLGLHETRWEQVVTAEELLELVKSRSYYLQADGPTRAKVLGNLRWYLFEHLGHVPGEDVALPYYCQTWRVHT
- a CDS encoding Nramp family divalent metal transporter, with the protein product MLESPATRTRSPKRSRGGRLLLLGPAFVAAIAYVDPGNVAANLTSGATYGYLLVWVLVAANLMAMLVQYQSAKLGVVTGKSLPELLGRRFGTSGRRLYWAQAELVAMATDLAEVVGGAIALNLLFHVPLPVGGLIVGVASMALLAVQNRHGQRHFEAIIILLLLVITVGFLAGLVLSPPDPAGVLSGLVPRFEGSHSLLLAAGMLGATVMPHAIYLHSQLAKDRHTGARRTRESLRRIVRATRWDVVAALLLAGAVNIGMLLLAASTLGGVSGTDTIEGAHAAIAASLGPVTGVVFAVGLLASGLASTSVGAYAGAAIMHGLLHVRIPLLARRVVSLIPAIVLLTVGVDPTWALIVSQVVLSFGIPFALIPLLRLTADKDLMGEHRDRLPLRLAALASAVLIVALNALLLWLTATGAA
- a CDS encoding metal-dependent transcriptional regulator gives rise to the protein MKATATSSSIEDYVKVIYSFTEWQDKPITSTQLATRLGVANSSVSEMVRKLKDQDLVEHEPYSPIRLTAAGLRLALGMVRRHRLLETYLVRELGYTWDEVHEEAELLEHAVSETFIERMSAKLGHPNRDPHGDPIPDAGGRITMPPSHRLDELDPGHRGRVSRISDHDPELLRYLEQHGIGVDTELQIVGRRPFGGTLEVTLLPSPGAPSAADDAGRLDLGDEAAVSLWLATVGTHPGCTVQEPAGGSLMNPPGADG